In one Synchiropus splendidus isolate RoL2022-P1 unplaced genomic scaffold, RoL_Sspl_1.0 HiC_scaffold_37, whole genome shotgun sequence genomic region, the following are encoded:
- the LOC128751790 gene encoding uncharacterized protein LOC128751790 → MMVTVKMVKVMTVMMMMMMVKVMMMKVMMVMVMMMKVMMMMMMKVMMMKVMMVMMMMVMMMMMKVMMVMVMMMKVMMVMMMMVMMMKVMKVMVMMKVMVMMMVMMMMMKVMMVMVMMMMKVMMMMMVMMMKVRMVMMVMMMKVRMVMMVMMMKVMVMMMMMMKMMVMVMMMKVMMVMMMMKVMMVMVMVMVVMVMVTSAHSCSNAPHVL, encoded by the coding sequence ATGATGGTGACGGtgaagatggtgaaggtgatgacggtgatgatgatgatgatgatggtgaaggtgatgatgatgaaggtgatgatggtgatggtgatgatgatgaaggtgatgatgatgatgatgatgaaggtgatgatgatgaaggtgatgatggtgatgatgatgatggtgatgatgatgatgatgaaggtgatgatggtgatggtgatgatgatgaaggtgatgatggtgatgatgatgatggtgatgatgatgaaggtgatgaaggtgatggtgatgatgaaggttatggtgatgatgatggtgatgatgatgatgatgaaggtgatgatggtgatggtgatgatgatgatgaaggtgatgatgatgatgatggtgatgatgatgaaggtgaggatggtgatgatggtgatgatgatgaaggtcaggatggtgatgatggtgatgatgatgaaggtgatggtgatgatgatgatgatgatgaagatgatggtgatggtgatgatgatgaaggtgatgatggtgatgatgatgatgaaggtgatgatggtgatggtgatggtgatggtggtgatggtgatggtgacctCTGCACACTCCTGCTCCAACGCTCCTCATGTGCTCTGA